In the genome of Tripterygium wilfordii isolate XIE 37 chromosome 19, ASM1340144v1, whole genome shotgun sequence, one region contains:
- the LOC119985942 gene encoding GBF-interacting protein 1-like isoform X4: MSGGRVGGGRVAIPESTRKTIKSIREITGKNHSDDEIYAVLEECSMDPNEAIQKLFYLDPFHVVKSKRDRRKENLNRTPENSRSTQRLQERGMRVGRGNYSSNYISNGFGGGKNESSRKENGVNHVSERGSQKMHNNGASHMTDSTVLSNGSSLLNGSSSPPSVPQLSAGPVIDVGKESSAADENNSGKTPLPLVVNVEIPLSASISSSDLLLTSTSPASASGGYSSASDPVLEPSLSGNTGTLSKIKHEVGSRQKVAEQNHIQGSKLATSDVGSELPKNSHKTTSPTDNYRHMEKEPGKTIAVEKNQWPESSHFTSSAALEHSMAPRTSGCDGQLLDLKAVVSSEVTPAKGDSKLSPGPGVLDGRHVTFPSHFKVPEALISGLTFGSLDTELGLGTKDIDGANSDINCSLTTNSSQGSDETVSPSKQNTSSNARADKFDSPHTYHDGLDKIPSGEGNVTSNADSKDDQTKEEMPSLPEGHQNPTFLFTPNYSFGIMPPMPGSQLVRFENPDTQARDVTQLPNFVAENPLVSSSASQTPPLQNSIATALQPLPFFRQPYPPNYFPYGPYFSPFLMPPMHQFLGHNGFPQQPSTGNVYLPPAAAAPGVKLPLPQLKPGTGSGNPSPIGFPSIYGAYPTSPIGFNPAPAVTSESSAANEDLSTSQMRENHVFSSQQLGEEGSGVWIHAPSQDISSLQVNPLYSLPQNGQIAFSPAQASHSTFAGIYQPSLTMTAPSTVNPLLQPSQAVAATVEPVGPAPGAYQQPSQLAHVNWNPSYTE, from the exons ATGAGCGGCGGCAGGGTTGGTGGTGGTAGGGTTGCGATCCCGGAGAGTACTAGGAAGACGATCAAGAGCATCAGAGAGATCACAGGGAAGAATCATAGCGATGATGAAATCTACGCCGTGCTCGAGGAGTGCTCCATGGATCCCAATGAAGCCATTCAGAAGCTGTTCTATTTAG ATCCATTTCATGTGGTTAAAAGTAAGCGTGATCGGAGAAAGGAG AACTTGAACAGAACACCTGAAAATTCTAGGTCTACTCAACGCTTACAGGAGAGAGGGATGAGGGTGGGTCGAGGGAActattcttcaaattatatcTCAAATG GCTTTGGTGGAGGAAAGAATGAATCTTCTCGAAAGGAGAATGGGGTCAATCATGTTTCGGAAAGAGGCTCACAGAAAATGCACAATAATGGAGCTTCTCACATGACAGA CTCAACTGTTCTGTCAAATGGCTCAAGTTTATTGAATGGGAGCTCCAGTCCTCCAAGTGTCCCCCAGTTGTCTGCCGGTCCTGTTATTGATGTTGGTAAAGAGAGTTCTGCAGCTGATGAAAACAATTCAGGGAAAACACCACTGCCACTTGTTGTTAATGTGGAAATACCTCTTTCTGCATCCATATCAAGCTCTGATCTCCTCTTGACTTCTACATCTCCAGCATCTGCCTCAGGTGGGTATTCCTCAGCTTCAGACCCGGTATTGGAACCATCTTTGTCAGGGAACACTGGCACCCTCAGTAAAATCAAACATGAAGTAGGAAGTCGGCAAAAAGTGGCTGAGCAGAATCATATTCAAGGCAGCAAACTTGCTACTTCTGATGTTGGGTCAGAGTTACCTAAGAATAGTCATAAAACAACCTCTCCGACTGATAACTATAGACACATGGAAAAGGAACCTGGCAAAACAATTGCGGTTGAGAAGAACCAGTGGCCTGAGTCTTCACATTTCACTTCATCTGCGGCTCTTGAGCATTCTATGGCTCCCAGGACTTCTGGTTGTGATGGTCAGTTATTAGATTTAAAAG CAGTGGTTTCATCAGAGGTTACTCCAGCTAAAGGAGATTCTAAATTATCACCTGGTCCAGGTGTTTTGGATGGTCGACATGTTACTTTCCCAAGTCATTTTAAGGTTCCTGAAGCTCTGATAAGTGGATTGACTTTTGGAAGCCTCGATACTGAACTTGGCCTGGGAACAAAGGACATTGATGGTGCTAATAGTGACATTAATTGTTCGCTTACCACCAATTCTTCTCAAGGGAGTGATGAGACTGTTtctcctag CAAACAAAATACGTCCTCAAATGCGAGAGCAGATAAATTTGATTCGCCACATACATATCATGATGGGCTTGATAAAATACCTTCTGGGGAAGGCAATGTCACTTCTAATGCAGACTCGAAAGATGATCAGACAAAGGAGGAGATGCCCTCTCTTCCAGAGGGCCATCAGAACCCCACTTTCCTGTTCACTCCAAACTACAGTTTTGGTATCATGCCTCCTATGCCAGGGAGCCAGCTTGTAAGATTTGAAAATCCTGATACTCAGGCAAGAGATGTTACTCAGCTTCCAAACTTTGTT GCTGAAAACCCTCTGGTTTCGTCTAGCGCAAGCCAAACTCCTCCTCTGCAGAACTCTATTGCTACTGCTCTTCAGCCTCTTCCTTTTTTTAGACAGCCATATCCTCCTAACTACTTCCCCTATGGACCCtacttttctccttttttgatGCCTCCGATGCACCAGTTCTTAGGTCACAATGGTTTCCCTCAACAGCCTTCGACCGGCAATGTATATTTACCACCTGCAGCTGCTGCTCCTGGTGTTAAGCTCCCTCTTCCACAGTTAAAGCCTGGAACTGGTTCAGGAAATCCTTCTCCAATAGGATTTCCATCGATATATGGTGCATATCCTACCTCTCCTATTGGTTTTAATCCCGCTCCAGCTGTGACCTCTGAAAGCTCAGCTGCCAATGAGGATCTATCCACATCTCAGATGAGAGAAAATCATGTCTTCTCATCTCAACAATTG GGTGAAGAAGGATCGGGAGTCTGGATTCATGCTCCAAGCCAAGATATATCTAGCTTGCAGGTCAATCCACTGTACAGCCTCCCCCAAAATGGACAGATTGCTTTCTCGCCTGCACAAGCCAGTCACAGCACTTTTGCTGGGATTTATCAACCGTCACTGACAATGACTGCACCGTCAACTGTTAATCCACTCCTACAACCATCTCAGGCTGTGGCCGCAACCGTTGAACCAGTTGGACCCGCGCCGGGTGCTTATCAGCAACCCTCCCAACTTGCACATGTGAACTGGAACCCTAGTTATACTGAGTAG
- the LOC119985942 gene encoding GBF-interacting protein 1-like isoform X3 gives MSGGRVGGGRVAIPESTRKTIKSIREITGKNHSDDEIYAVLEECSMDPNEAIQKLFYLDPFHVVKSKRDRRKENLNRTPENSRSTQRLQERGMRVGRGNYSSNYISNGFGGGKNESSRKENGVNHVSERGSQKMHNNGASHMTDSSTVLSNGSSLLNGSSSPPSVPQLSAGPVIDVGKESSAADENNSGKTPLPLVVNVEIPLSASISSSDLLLTSTSPASASGGYSSASDPVLEPSLSGNTGTLSKIKHEVGSRQKVAEQNHIQGSKLATSDVGSELPKNSHKTTSPTDNYRHMEKEPGKTIAVEKNQWPESSHFTSSAALEHSMAPRTSGCDGQLLDLKVVSSEVTPAKGDSKLSPGPGVLDGRHVTFPSHFKVPEALISGLTFGSLDTELGLGTKDIDGANSDINCSLTTNSSQGSDETVSPSKQNTSSNARADKFDSPHTYHDGLDKIPSGEGNVTSNADSKDDQTKEEMPSLPEGHQNPTFLFTPNYSFGIMPPMPGSQLVRFENPDTQARDVTQLPNFVAENPLVSSSASQTPPLQNSIATALQPLPFFRQPYPPNYFPYGPYFSPFLMPPMHQFLGHNGFPQQPSTGNVYLPPAAAAPGVKLPLPQLKPGTGSGNPSPIGFPSIYGAYPTSPIGFNPAPAVTSESSAANEDLSTSQMRENHVFSSQQLGEEGSGVWIHAPSQDISSLQVNPLYSLPQNGQIAFSPAQASHSTFAGIYQPSLTMTAPSTVNPLLQPSQAVAATVEPVGPAPGAYQQPSQLAHVNWNPSYTE, from the exons ATGAGCGGCGGCAGGGTTGGTGGTGGTAGGGTTGCGATCCCGGAGAGTACTAGGAAGACGATCAAGAGCATCAGAGAGATCACAGGGAAGAATCATAGCGATGATGAAATCTACGCCGTGCTCGAGGAGTGCTCCATGGATCCCAATGAAGCCATTCAGAAGCTGTTCTATTTAG ATCCATTTCATGTGGTTAAAAGTAAGCGTGATCGGAGAAAGGAG AACTTGAACAGAACACCTGAAAATTCTAGGTCTACTCAACGCTTACAGGAGAGAGGGATGAGGGTGGGTCGAGGGAActattcttcaaattatatcTCAAATG GCTTTGGTGGAGGAAAGAATGAATCTTCTCGAAAGGAGAATGGGGTCAATCATGTTTCGGAAAGAGGCTCACAGAAAATGCACAATAATGGAGCTTCTCACATGACAGA caGCTCAACTGTTCTGTCAAATGGCTCAAGTTTATTGAATGGGAGCTCCAGTCCTCCAAGTGTCCCCCAGTTGTCTGCCGGTCCTGTTATTGATGTTGGTAAAGAGAGTTCTGCAGCTGATGAAAACAATTCAGGGAAAACACCACTGCCACTTGTTGTTAATGTGGAAATACCTCTTTCTGCATCCATATCAAGCTCTGATCTCCTCTTGACTTCTACATCTCCAGCATCTGCCTCAGGTGGGTATTCCTCAGCTTCAGACCCGGTATTGGAACCATCTTTGTCAGGGAACACTGGCACCCTCAGTAAAATCAAACATGAAGTAGGAAGTCGGCAAAAAGTGGCTGAGCAGAATCATATTCAAGGCAGCAAACTTGCTACTTCTGATGTTGGGTCAGAGTTACCTAAGAATAGTCATAAAACAACCTCTCCGACTGATAACTATAGACACATGGAAAAGGAACCTGGCAAAACAATTGCGGTTGAGAAGAACCAGTGGCCTGAGTCTTCACATTTCACTTCATCTGCGGCTCTTGAGCATTCTATGGCTCCCAGGACTTCTGGTTGTGATGGTCAGTTATTAGATTTAAAAG TGGTTTCATCAGAGGTTACTCCAGCTAAAGGAGATTCTAAATTATCACCTGGTCCAGGTGTTTTGGATGGTCGACATGTTACTTTCCCAAGTCATTTTAAGGTTCCTGAAGCTCTGATAAGTGGATTGACTTTTGGAAGCCTCGATACTGAACTTGGCCTGGGAACAAAGGACATTGATGGTGCTAATAGTGACATTAATTGTTCGCTTACCACCAATTCTTCTCAAGGGAGTGATGAGACTGTTtctcctag CAAACAAAATACGTCCTCAAATGCGAGAGCAGATAAATTTGATTCGCCACATACATATCATGATGGGCTTGATAAAATACCTTCTGGGGAAGGCAATGTCACTTCTAATGCAGACTCGAAAGATGATCAGACAAAGGAGGAGATGCCCTCTCTTCCAGAGGGCCATCAGAACCCCACTTTCCTGTTCACTCCAAACTACAGTTTTGGTATCATGCCTCCTATGCCAGGGAGCCAGCTTGTAAGATTTGAAAATCCTGATACTCAGGCAAGAGATGTTACTCAGCTTCCAAACTTTGTT GCTGAAAACCCTCTGGTTTCGTCTAGCGCAAGCCAAACTCCTCCTCTGCAGAACTCTATTGCTACTGCTCTTCAGCCTCTTCCTTTTTTTAGACAGCCATATCCTCCTAACTACTTCCCCTATGGACCCtacttttctccttttttgatGCCTCCGATGCACCAGTTCTTAGGTCACAATGGTTTCCCTCAACAGCCTTCGACCGGCAATGTATATTTACCACCTGCAGCTGCTGCTCCTGGTGTTAAGCTCCCTCTTCCACAGTTAAAGCCTGGAACTGGTTCAGGAAATCCTTCTCCAATAGGATTTCCATCGATATATGGTGCATATCCTACCTCTCCTATTGGTTTTAATCCCGCTCCAGCTGTGACCTCTGAAAGCTCAGCTGCCAATGAGGATCTATCCACATCTCAGATGAGAGAAAATCATGTCTTCTCATCTCAACAATTG GGTGAAGAAGGATCGGGAGTCTGGATTCATGCTCCAAGCCAAGATATATCTAGCTTGCAGGTCAATCCACTGTACAGCCTCCCCCAAAATGGACAGATTGCTTTCTCGCCTGCACAAGCCAGTCACAGCACTTTTGCTGGGATTTATCAACCGTCACTGACAATGACTGCACCGTCAACTGTTAATCCACTCCTACAACCATCTCAGGCTGTGGCCGCAACCGTTGAACCAGTTGGACCCGCGCCGGGTGCTTATCAGCAACCCTCCCAACTTGCACATGTGAACTGGAACCCTAGTTATACTGAGTAG